The Deltaproteobacteria bacterium genome includes the window NNNNNNNNNNNNNNNNNGAGGTCAGGATTTTCTCGGCGAGACGCTGTGGCGTGTAGGTGGCGGGGGCCTTCTCAGCAGCCGGGGGTGCGGTCACCCCCAGCGGGGCGCCGCAGTTGCCGCAGAACTTCTCGCCGGGGTCTGCTGGGGTGCCGCACGC containing:
- a CDS encoding zinc-ribbon domain-containing protein, with the translated sequence METQPGIPCPSCGHGNRPDRRFCTECGARLGRACAACGTPADPGEKFCGNCGAPLGVTAPPAAEKAPATYTPQRLAEKILTS